Proteins encoded in a region of the Cinclus cinclus chromosome 19, bCinCin1.1, whole genome shotgun sequence genome:
- the LOC134051688 gene encoding ectonucleoside triphosphate diphosphohydrolase 8-like, which produces MLTRKKSFTSAIVGALVALSIITLVLSLVRIEDVTLLPTVKYGMVFDAGSSHTSLFVYEWDSDKENNTGVVSQTLSCDVQGQGISSYANNPSEAGNSLRECLDKALQVVPAEKQRDVPAYLGATAGMRLLREQNSSATEQVLAEVAKTMQEYPVAFKGARILTGEEEGAYGWITINYLLDSFTKYSPKAHTWLRPEAANIFGALDLGGASTQIAFMPEGSGLSQNEASEFTLYGYSYNIYTHSYLCYGQNEMLKRLAKELIVESSSSTRVQHPCYPKGYTETVSLSSFRASPCTDGSDPRLALGDSTATLEGRGNASACLAALRKLFNFSACGQSQHCTFDGVYQPPLRGQFIAFSAFYYNFKFLNLTEGQPLAVVRESIEGFCTRSWEDLSSSYPKENPERLPKYCANANYILTLLLDAYKFNETSWSNIIFQMKAGSADVGWTLGYMLNLTNMVPAEAPPSLKGHRPSLWAAAITIIILTLILGLAALVLLLWL; this is translated from the exons ATGCTGACCAGGAAGAAGTCCTTCACCAGTGCAATCGTTGGTGCACTGGTGGCACTCTCCATCATCACCCTGGTTCTCAGCCTGGTGAGGATTGAAGATGTGACGCTGCTACCCACAGTCAAG TATGGGATGGTGTTTGATGCAGGCTCATCCCACACCTCTCTGTTTGTCTATGAGTGGGATTCAGACAAGGAGAACAACACTGGAGTGGTCAGCCAGACTTTGTCCTGTGATGTCCAGG GGCAAGGCATATCAAGCTATGCCAATAATCCCTCTGAAGCTGGCAATTCCCTAAGGGAGTGCCTGGATAAAGCCCTGCAAGTTGTTCCTGCTGAAAAGCAGAGGGATGTCCCAGCTTATCTTGGAGCAACGGCTGGCATGAGGCTACTGAG GGAACAGAACAGCTCAGCAACAGAGCAAGTCCTGGCTGAGGTCGCTAAAACCATGCAGGAGTACCCTGTGGCTTTCAAAGGGGCCCGAATCCTTacaggagaggaagagggagcCTATGGCTGGATCACCATCAACTACCTGCTGGACTCCTTCACCAAG TACTCTCCCAAAGCACACACGTGGCTTCGTCCGGAGGCAGCCAACATTTTTGGGGCACTGGATCTTGGAGGAGCATCCACTCAAATCGCCTTTATGCCCGAAGGTTCAGGACTGAGCCAAAATGAAGCCTCTGAGTTCACCCTGTACGGGTACAGCTACAACATCTACACTCACAGCTACCTCTGCTATGGGCAGAACGAGATGCTGAAGCGGCTGGCAAAGGAATTAATTGTG GAGTCGTCCTCCAGCACACGAGTCCAGCACCCCTGCTACCCCAAGGGCTACACCGAGACCGTGTCGCTGTCCTCCTTCCGCGCCAGCCCCTGCACGGACGGCAGCGACCCGCGCCTGGCCCTGGGCGACAGCACCGCCACCCTGGAGGGCAGGGGCAACGCCAGCGCCTGCCTGGCAGCCCTCAGGAAGCTCTTCAACTTCTCGGCGTGTGGCCAGAGCCAGCACTGCACCTTTGACGGCGTCTACCAGCCCCCGCTGCGAGGGCAGTTTATT GCCTTCTCTGCCTTTTACTATAACTTCAAGTTCCTGAACCTGACGGAGGGGCAGCCTCTGGCCGTGGTCAGAGAGTCCATTGAGGGGTtctgcacaaggagctgggaggat ttGTCTTCCAGCTACCCCAAAGAGAATCCTGAGCGACTGCCTAAATACTGTGCCAACGCAAACTACATCCTCACACTCCTCCTCGATGCCTACAAGTTCAACGAGACTAGCTGGAGCAACATCATCTTTCAGATGAAG gcagggagcgCCGACGtgggctggacactggggtACATGCTGAACCTCACCAACATGGTCCCAGCTGAAGCTCCACCCAGCCTGAAGGGGCACAGGCCTTCCCTGTGGGCTGCAgccatcaccatcatcatcctcaCCCTCATCTTGGGGCTcgctgccctggtcctgctgctgtggctgtag
- the LOC134051750 gene encoding ectonucleoside triphosphate diphosphohydrolase 8-like: protein MSPRLLGVVGCGSAAVLGLLTVAVFVLVLIPAKDAVLATRIKYSLVFDAGSTHTSLYIYQWPAHKENGTGIVSQVEACSVSGPGISSYADDPAGAGTSLKPCLDKAMKIIPAEQQRETPTYLGATAGMRLLREENSTKAEQVFAEVSKAIGEYPVDFRGARILTGSEEGSFGWITVNYLLQTLVKFSFAEKWEHPQDTEVLGALDLGGASTQITFQPGVPVEDKNTSVFFRLYGTNYSLYSHSYLCYGQSQALKMLLAALHQASSSAQISHPCYPRGYQENLTVAELYNSPCVHAPSSASPGHVLRVMGTGNPAECGTAVQRLFNFSCGAQWPCGFNGVYQPPVRGQFFAFSGFYHILHFLNLTGGQSSSLINATIWQICNSSWEQVQELFPRASRTQLCDTCTTSSFTLTLLLQGYKFNYTTWPNIHFVWQVANVDVGWTLGCMLNLTNIIPSEPLTAVIELPRSIWIAATVLLAIMLILTLCLLTAMCYQRSSSGYEQL from the exons ATGTCGCCGCGCCTGCTCGGGGTGGTGGGCTGCggctcggcggcagtgctggGACTGCTGACGGTGGCCGTCTTCGTCCTGGTCCTGATTCCGGCAAAGGATGCTGTTCTTGCTACCAGGATCAAA TACAGTCTGGTGTTTGATGCTGGCTCCACACACACGTCCCTCTACATCTACCAGTGGCCTGCGCACAAGGAGAACGGCACCGGCATCGTCTCCCAGGTGGAGGCCTGCTCTGTGTCCG GACCCGGCATCTCCAGCTATGCAGACGACCCCGCGGGGGCTGGCACCAGCCTGAAGCCTTGCCTGGACAAGGCAATGAAGATCATCCCGGCCGAGCAGCAGCGGGAGACCCCCACGTACCTGGGGGCCACGGCCGGCATGCGGCTGCTGAG GGAGGAGAACAGCACCAAGGCCGAGCAGGTCTTTGCcgaggtgtccaaggccatcGGGGAGTACCCTGTGGATTTCCGCGGAGCTCGGATCCTGACGGGGAGCGAGGAGGGCTCCTTTGGCTGGATCACTGTCAACTACCTGCTGCAGACGCTGGTCAAG TTCTCGTTTGCAGAGAAATGGGAACATCCCCAGGACACCGAGGTTCTGGGAGCTCTGGACCTTGGCGGTGCCTCGACGCAGATCACCTTCCAGCCCGGGGTCCCTGTGGAGGACAAGAACACGTCCGTGTTCTTCCGGCTGTACGGCACCAACTACTCCCTGTACAGCCACAGCTACCTGTGCTACGGGCAGAGCCAGGCCCTGAAGATGCTTCTGGCAGCTCTGCACCAG GCCAGCTCGAGTGCTCAGATCTCCCACCCCTGCTACCCCCGGGGGTACCAGGAGAACCTCACCGTGGCAGAGCTCTACAACAGCCCCTGTGTGCATGCGCCAagctcagccagccctggccaTGTCCTCAGggtgatggggacagggaacCCAGCCGAGTGTGGCACGGCCGTGCAGAGACTCTTCAACTTCAGCTGTGGGGCGCAGTGGCCGTGCGGGTTCAATGGGGTGTACCAGCCCCCTGTGCGGGGACAGTTCTTT GCCTTCTCGGGGTTTTATCACATCCTTCATTTTCTGAACCTGACAGGAGGCCAGTCCTCGAGCTTGATTAATGCCACCATCTGGCAGAtctgcaacagcagctgggaacag GTGCAGGAGTTGTTCCCCAGAGCgagcaggacccagctctgTGACACCTGTACAACCAGCTCCTTCACCCTCACCCTTCTCCTGCAAGGCTACAAATTCAACTACACAACATGGCCTAACATCCACTTTGTCTGGCAG GTTGCTAATGTAGATGTGGGCTGGACTCTGGGCTGCATGCTCAATCTCACCAACATAATCCCCTCAGAGCCTCTCACAGCAGTCATAGAGCTCCCAAGAAGCATCTGGATAGCAGCCACAGTTCTGCTGGCCATCATGCTCATCCTCACCTTGTGCCTGCTCACAGCCATGTGCTATCAGAGAAGCTCCTCAGGCTATGAACAGCTGTAG
- the ENTPD8 gene encoding ectonucleoside triphosphate diphosphohydrolase 8, translating to MDSKAKAIACLLAATCVCSVIALILSVVNVKDVFLPPSTKYGLVFDAGSTHTSLYIYRWPAHKENGTGIVSQVEACSVSGPGISSYADDPAGAGTSLKPCLDKAMKIIPAEQQRETPTYLGATAGMRLLREENSTKAEQVFAEVSKAIGEYPVDFRGARILTGSEEGSFGWITVNYLLQTLVKFSFAEKWEHPQDTEVLGALDLGGASTQITFQPGVPVEDKNTSVFFRLYGTNYSLYSHSYLCYGQSQALKMLLAALHQASSSAQISHPCYPRGYQENLTVAELYNSPCVHAPSSASPGHVLRVMGTGNPAECGTAVQRLFNFSCGAQWPCGFNGVYQPPVRGQFFAFAGFYYTFHFLNLTRQQSLSEVNTTVLSFCRRSWTELVQSFPQDLKYLHTYCSVAIYILTLLLDGYKFNEHTWSNIHFSRQAANTDIGWTLGFMLNFTNMIPAEALLHVKGHQPSLWAGAVSFLVLAIVAGLVAVFLQCFWKTK from the exons ATGGACTCCAAAGCCAAGGCCATTGCCTGTCTCCTGGCAGCCACCTGTGTCTGCAGTGTCATCGCCCTCATTCTGAGTGTTGTGAATGTGAAGGATGTGTTTCTTCCGCCCAGCACCAAG TACGGTCTGGTGTTTGATGCTGGCTCCACACACACGTCCCTCTACATCTACCGGTGGCCTGCGCACAAGGAGAACGGCACCGGCATCGTCTCCCAGGTGGAGGCCTGCTCTGTGTCCG GACCCGGCATCTCCAGCTATGCAGACGACCCCGCGGGGGCTGGCACCAGCCTGAAGCCTTGCCTGGACAAGGCAATGAAGATCATCCCGGCCGAGCAGCAGCGGGAGACCCCCACGTACCTGGGGGCCACGGCCGGCATGCGGCTGCTGAG GGAGGAGAACAGCACCAAGGCCGAGCAGGTCTTTGCcgaggtgtccaaggccatcGGGGAGTACCCTGTGGATTTCCGCGGAGCTCGGATCCTGACGGGGAGCGAGGAGGGCTCCTTTGGCTGGATCACTGTCAACTACCTGCTGCAGACGCTGGTCAAG TTCTCGTTTGCAGAGAAATGGGAACATCCCCAGGACACCGAGGTTCTGGGAGCTCTGGACCTTGGCGGTGCCTCGACGCAGATCACCTTCCAGCCCGGGGTCCCTGTGGAGGACAAGAACACGTCCGTGTTCTTCCGGCTGTACGGCACCAACTACTCCCTGTACAGCCACAGCTACCTGTGCTACGGGCAGAGCCAGGCCCTGAAGATGCTTCTGGCAGCTCTGCACCAG GCCAGCTCGAGTGCTCAGATCTCCCACCCCTGCTACCCCCGGGGGTACCAGGAGAACCTCACCGTGGCAGAGCTCTACAACAGCCCCTGTGTGCATGCGCCAagctcagccagccctggccaTGTCCTCAGggtgatggggacagggaacCCAGCCGAGTGTGGCACGGCCGTGCAGAGACTCTTCAACTTCAGCTGTGGGGCGCAGTGGCCGTGCGGGTTCAATGGGGTGTACCAGCCCCCTGTGCGGGGACAGTTCTTT GCCTTTGCTGGGTTCTACTACACCTTCCACTTCCTGAACCTGACCCGCCAGCAGTCTCTGAGTGAAGTCAACACCACAGTCCTGTCcttctgcaggaggagctggacaGAG CTGGTGCAGAGCTTCCCACAGGATTTGAAGTACCTGCACACGTACTGCTCCGTGGCCATTTACATCCTGACGCTGCTGCTCGATGGCTACAAGTTCAATGAGCACACCTGGAGCAACATCCACTTCAGCAGGCAG GCAGCAAACACAGACATTGGGTGGACACTGGGCTTCATGCTGAACTTCACCAACATGATCCCTGCTGAGGCTCTGCTGCATGTCAAGGGCCACCAGCCCAGCCTGTGGGCAGGGGCTGTCTCCTTCCTCGTGCTGGCCATTGTGGCAGGCCTGGTGGCTGTTTTCCTACAgtgtttctggaaaacaaagtaG